The genome window AGCCAGTGATTTTGAAAACAGCTGGGATGTTTTTTATTCGGGCACCAAACAATGGGCTTATCGTAGTGATGACTCTGTTAATACCCATGCAATCGAATTGCCGGTAGAATCTACCGGCGTTGCGTTAACTAACTTTGATGGTATTACTTATGGTAAAGGGGCGTCAGTACTAAAACAGCTACCTTATTATTTAGGTGAAGAAAATTTCCGCGTTGGTGTCAGCAACTATTTGAAGAAATTTTCTTATAAAAACACCGAGCTGGAAGACTTTATCGGCGAGCTGGGTAAAGCTGCCGGTAAAGATATGAAACAATGGACGCAAGACTGGCTTTATCATGCAGGCTTGAACACCATTAAGGTTAACTACCAATGTAGTGACGGTAAAATTACCGAGTTAGCGATTAACCAAACTGCGCCTGAAGATTACCCAACATTACGTGAACAGCGGGTACAAGTTGGCTTGTATAATTATGCCAATGACAAAATGTCATTAACGGCTGCTATTCCTGTGATGTATAAAGGTGCGAACACTCAAGTAGCTGATGCTATTGGTCAAACTTGTCCGGATCTCGTCTATCCGAATGAAGCGGACTGGGGGTTTGTTAAGGTTGACCTCGATGAAAAATCATTGGGTTCACTACAACAACATATTAATGCCATTGATAATACCACCACACGTTTAATGCTATGGCAAAGCTTGGCTGACAGTGTACGTGATGCAAATTTAGCGGCAGATAAGTTTGTTCGCTTTGCTATTGATAATATTGAAGGTGAAAAAGACTATAATGTGGTGCGTAAAATTGCCGGTAGTTTAACAACTGCGTTACGATATTTATCGACAGCGACCCGTTTAAAGCAAAAAGATTATTCCGATATTTATCGTGAAGTCGAAGATTTGTATTTGCATTTATTAGAGCAGTCTCCTGCCGGCTCTGACTTCCAGAAGTTATGGTATAGCCGTTATGTAAATATCAGTAAAAATGATAAGCACTTGAAAAATTTGCTTAATATTCTTTATGGCGAGCAAACATTTGATGGCTTAACTATAGACCAGGATAAACGTTGGGCTCTTATTGGTCAGTTAAACCGTTATCAGCATGGTAATTATCAGGCGTTACTGGATGCGGAAAAAGTTAAGGATAACTCTGATTCAGGTGTTAAGCGTGCAATTTATGCTGAAGTGATTCAGCCGGACGAAAAAGTGAAAGCTAAATGGTTTGATGTGTTAGTGAATAATCCAGATAACCTTAAATTATCAACGTTACGCTTTATTATGTGGGGGTTGTTTCCATCCGAGCAGCACAAGCTGGAAGCGCCATATAAAGAGAAAATTTTGGCGCAGATCCCTAAACTGAACCAAGGCAGTGATTTAGGTTTACTGGATGAGTTTGCCAGTAATATGATCCCAAGTCAGTGTACTGCGGAAAGTGAAGCGGAATTAGCAAAACTTGTTGAGGACTATAAAGATATGAAATCACAAGTGGTTAAACCGGTGAAAGCGCGTCATCAAAATGTAGGTCGTTGTATTAAGGCACTTAAATTACTGAAGTAATTAGTGGACTATAAGTATCTTCAAAGGGCTCATTTGAGCCCTTTATTTTTATTTGGATTTACTTTTTTTAGCTTTAGCTCTTGTTTTGTTTATGCTTGAATAGTTCACTCAAGGAACTAGGAGAGCGTAATGAACGAAAAATTAAATTATGTTGAATTTCCCGCTCAGGATATTGAGCAAACTAAGCAGTTTTTTCAGACAGCATTTGATTGGGAATTTCAAGATTATGGTCCAGATTATACCGCCTTTGCTAATCAGGGCTTAGATGGTGGCTTTTATCGCGCTGAACTAAGTTCAACAGTGGCAGCAGGTGGCGCTTTGCTAGTGCTTTATAGTGAAGAGCTGGAGGCGACTCAGGTCCGGGTGGAGCAAGCGGGCGGTCACATAGCCAAGGACATTTTTTCATTTCCAGGTGGCCGACGATTTCATTTTATTGAGCCAAGCGGCAATGAACTCGCGGTATGGTCGGATAAATAACACTTTTGGCTAGCTAAAAAAGGTGGTCATAATAAAGATAGCTGACTGATATCGGCTATCTTCAGTTATCGTACTAATTTGAAATATTTTGTGATTAACTGTTGCAATAGCTGTTAGCTACCGGGGAAATACTCGCTTTGTTAGCAACTCTTACCTTAACGCATTGGCTGTTTTTAGTGATTTGCTCTTTTTGCACTAGCGTGAACTGTCCTTGTTCCTTATTGTGTAAGCTGTATTCAAAAGCTTCATCACTACCCTCAAAAATGGCGGTAAACAAACCGCCAACTAAAGCACCAGCAATACCGCCAGCAACCATATCTTCAGAGTTACCATCCAGTTCATCGATAACTCCTACGCCGGCACCTACAAGAACACCCGTTTTTACATCAGAAGACAGGGTGACAGCTTTGACTGATTGTACTGAGGCATAAAACTCTTTAACTACGTGATTTTGTTCAGCACGATCAACGCCTGGTGTTGCGCAACCGCTTAATAATAATAATGGCAATAATAGTCTTTTCATTAAAAACCTATAGTAAATGTTAAAGTGATAACGTTAGTATAATTTGGGGCGAAAAATATTCTGTTGAATATCTGTGCTGACTTTGTAAGTAACTGTAAGAGCCAGTACTAACAACGTTAGTACTGGGCGTCCCTATTGTTTTGGCTATTGTTTTAGCTATTGTGCGGCGATTAAGGCGAGAATTTCTTGTTGATATTGCAGCTGTTTTTGTTCAGTAAAGCCAACATGACGGCTGACAATTTTTCCTTGCTTATTAATAATAAAACTACTCGGCATACCTTTGAGTTTAAAGGCTTTAGCCACTTTGCCTTTGGGATCGTAAAAAATTGGAAACTGTGCTGGTGTTTGTTGTAAAAATTTTGCTGCTAATTCGCGATTGGTATCGAGGTTGACACTTAACACGGTAAAATTGTTATTACTGTGTTTTGCTTGCATTTCATTCATCCAAGGGAATGATTTACGACAAGGAACACACCAGGACGCCCAGAAGTCAAGGTATATCACTTTGCCTTGATGACTACTAACTAAGTTTTCAAACTCAGAGAGTTTATCGTCGCTTGCCTGAGCTGTTAATGTCGTTAGGCATATGAGAGAAAGACTAATGAGTCGGAAGATTATTTTCATTAGATGACCTTTATTATTTTGTATTAGTTGAGTGTATCGCGCTTGGCGTATCTATAAAAGTGACAATAACCTACTAAGATTAAGAAAAACTTAATAAAACAATTATTAGTATAAATTCACTATTGCTAAGACGAATTTTTGTTTCTGTGTAACAAAATATAAACCTCAGGTTGTTAATCGCACGAAATTGCGCTTCAATCGTATGTGAGCAGTATGCAAATAAAATTACTTATATGCTGTGATCGGCATAATAATAGATAAAAAGTGGGCACTATGGATAAATCAATAATTATAAATGGTGAGAAATACGCTATCGATGTAGACAACGATATGCCGTTATTGTGGTTCTTGCGAGACCGTTTAGAAAAAACAGGTACTAAGTTCGGTTGTGGCGCGGGTTTGTGTGGAGCATGTACTGTTCACGTAGACGGAGTTGCAACTCGCTCTTGTGTTACGCCAGTGGGAGTCTTAGCTGGTAAGTCAATTACGACAATTGAAGGCTTGTCAGATGATGGTGATCATCCGTTGCAAAAAGCCTGGCTTGAGAATAATGTTCCGCAATGTGGCTATTGTCAGGCCGGTCAGATCATGAATGCTGCTAGTTTGTTGAACACGAATCCAACGCCAAGTGGCAATGATATTGATAATGCAATGCAGGGTAATATTTGTCGCTGTGGTACTTATCAACGTATTAAAAAAGCGATTGCACAAGCTGCGGATGAATTAGCCAGGGAGGTTTCATAATGATGGTCGAAAATATTAGTCGTCGTGATTTCATTAAGTCTTCTGGTATTGCTGCTGGAGGATTAGTCTTAGGTGTTGCAACGCAGGTACCGGCATTAGCGTTTGCAGATGAACAAACTGACGCTGCATTTAATCCCAATGCTTTTATTCACTTACAAGAAAACGGTGATTTAATACTTTACTGCGGTCGTTGTGAAATGGGGCAAGGTATTAGTACCGCTTTACCTGCAGCAGTTGCCGATGAAATGGAAGCCGACTGGGCGCGAGTGACAGTCAAACAAGGTGATGCTGATGAAAAATACGGACCACAGGCAACGGGTGGTTCCGCCAGTATTTTGCGGATGTATGAGCCGATGCGGGAAGCGGGAGCAGCTGCTAAATTAATGTTAATTGCTGCAGCAGCGAAAGTATGGAAAGTCTCACCCGAACAGTGTATTGCCAAAGATCACGTGGTTTATAATCAACATAGTGGGCAAAAATTATCATATGGCCAGCTGGCAAGTCTAGCTGCAATGCAAGCGGTACCGGAAAAGCCGAAGTTAAAGGATAAGTCTCAATATAAGTATATAGGTAAGGCTTTGCCTCGTCATGATCAAAGACAGGTTGTTATTGGTGAGCGCATCTATGGAGTCGATACAAAAGTTCCAGGTTTGAAATATGCGGCTATTACCCATTGTCCTGTACTGGGTGGTAAGCTGAAATCGCTGGAGAAAACTGAAGCATTAGCAACTAAAGGGGTTATTGATGTCGTAGAGATCCCACGATTTGAGGTTCCTTACGGTTCTATCGGTGGTGTCGCGGTCGTTGCGGATAACACCTGGACGGCGCAACAAGCATTGAAAAAGCTTAAGATAGAATGGGAGCTTGGTGATAATGCTAGCTATGATACCGCTCAATATAAACAACAGCTGATCAAAAATGTTGAGCAGCCGGCGGAGGTGGCAACAGAGCGCGGTGATTTGAATAACGCGTTTGCTAATGCGGCACAAAAAATTAGTGCAACCTATACCGGAGGACATTTATCACATTCTCCGATGGAGCCCAATGCCAGTGTGGTTTATGTTGAAAAAGATCGCTGTGAAGTTTGGGCGGCAACGCAAGCACCAAAAGCGATTCAGGAAGTGCTAGGTCAGTATTTAGATCGAGATCCGAAAGATATTACTGTACATGTCACTATGGCTGGTGGTGCATTTGGTCGCAAATTTAAATGTGACTATGTCCAAGAAGCGGCGGCTATTTCTCAAAAAATTGGTGCGCCAGTACAACTCACCTGGTCGCGGGAAGAAGATATGCGCACGGGTTATTACCACTCTATCAATGCGCAGCATATTGAAGCTTCACTGGACAGCGATGGTAATGTAACTGGCTGGCTTCATCGGGTGGCATTTCCGCCGATC of Thalassotalea insulae contains these proteins:
- the pepN gene encoding aminopeptidase N, whose amino-acid sequence is MKLVKSRLNQAVVIALASSTIALTACEKSADVAPAPTEIAKQAPVQTSMVRQASESLYEDYAKMRAQQVSNVSYNLQVTLDNKSESFSGVAELHFDLAKNNQNDLTIDFDEGTVNSVTVNGKAVNFNYEKWFITIPASELTSGKTTVVVDYQRPYSTDGSGLHRFVDPENGEVYLYTDFEPYDANRLFPHFDQPDLKATYTLEVTAPAHWQIISSTRENNIEEQGDTKVWHFPETAKFSSYVFSLHAGNYAVWEDEFEGMPLRLFARQSLAKYVKTEEWFKPTKQSFKFFNEYFGVRYPFGKYDQVVAPDFNAGAMENVAAVTFNEGFIARGEKSTQAKMRLANVIAHEMAHMWFGDLVTMRWWNGLWLNESFATYMANLEINKASDFENSWDVFYSGTKQWAYRSDDSVNTHAIELPVESTGVALTNFDGITYGKGASVLKQLPYYLGEENFRVGVSNYLKKFSYKNTELEDFIGELGKAAGKDMKQWTQDWLYHAGLNTIKVNYQCSDGKITELAINQTAPEDYPTLREQRVQVGLYNYANDKMSLTAAIPVMYKGANTQVADAIGQTCPDLVYPNEADWGFVKVDLDEKSLGSLQQHINAIDNTTTRLMLWQSLADSVRDANLAADKFVRFAIDNIEGEKDYNVVRKIAGSLTTALRYLSTATRLKQKDYSDIYREVEDLYLHLLEQSPAGSDFQKLWYSRYVNISKNDKHLKNLLNILYGEQTFDGLTIDQDKRWALIGQLNRYQHGNYQALLDAEKVKDNSDSGVKRAIYAEVIQPDEKVKAKWFDVLVNNPDNLKLSTLRFIMWGLFPSEQHKLEAPYKEKILAQIPKLNQGSDLGLLDEFASNMIPSQCTAESEAELAKLVEDYKDMKSQVVKPVKARHQNVGRCIKALKLLK
- a CDS encoding (2Fe-2S)-binding protein; this encodes MDKSIIINGEKYAIDVDNDMPLLWFLRDRLEKTGTKFGCGAGLCGACTVHVDGVATRSCVTPVGVLAGKSITTIEGLSDDGDHPLQKAWLENNVPQCGYCQAGQIMNAASLLNTNPTPSGNDIDNAMQGNICRCGTYQRIKKAIAQAADELAREVS
- a CDS encoding xanthine dehydrogenase family protein molybdopterin-binding subunit — protein: MMVENISRRDFIKSSGIAAGGLVLGVATQVPALAFADEQTDAAFNPNAFIHLQENGDLILYCGRCEMGQGISTALPAAVADEMEADWARVTVKQGDADEKYGPQATGGSASILRMYEPMREAGAAAKLMLIAAAAKVWKVSPEQCIAKDHVVYNQHSGQKLSYGQLASLAAMQAVPEKPKLKDKSQYKYIGKALPRHDQRQVVIGERIYGVDTKVPGLKYAAITHCPVLGGKLKSLEKTEALATKGVIDVVEIPRFEVPYGSIGGVAVVADNTWTAQQALKKLKIEWELGDNASYDTAQYKQQLIKNVEQPAEVATERGDLNNAFANAAQKISATYTGGHLSHSPMEPNASVVYVEKDRCEVWAATQAPKAIQEVLGQYLDRDPKDITVHVTMAGGAFGRKFKCDYVQEAAAISQKIGAPVQLTWSREEDMRTGYYHSINAQHIEASLDSDGNVTGWLHRVAFPPIASIFDASAVKPRKNDVSAVDDYPFGLPNFRSEIGDAKAHTRIGWYRAVYAIFYGFSFSTFADELAYKAGKDPLTFLHQLYDANSNEAQAEQVARSKNAVQVAAEKSGWFERDKLPPGQGIGLAVHFSFRSYVAMAVRVESDGDNIKVLQVDAVIDCGQVLNRDGATAQMEGAVVMGMSLALSTEITFRNGAVVNSNFHNYPVMRISDMPQVNVHIIESDHKPTGLGEPGVAPFAPALSNAVFAASGKRYRDLPFKPMTV
- a CDS encoding TlpA family protein disulfide reductase codes for the protein MKIIFRLISLSLICLTTLTAQASDDKLSEFENLVSSHQGKVIYLDFWASWCVPCRKSFPWMNEMQAKHSNNNFTVLSVNLDTNRELAAKFLQQTPAQFPIFYDPKGKVAKAFKLKGMPSSFIINKQGKIVSRHVGFTEQKQLQYQQEILALIAAQ
- a CDS encoding VOC family protein; the encoded protein is MNEKLNYVEFPAQDIEQTKQFFQTAFDWEFQDYGPDYTAFANQGLDGGFYRAELSSTVAAGGALLVLYSEELEATQVRVEQAGGHIAKDIFSFPGGRRFHFIEPSGNELAVWSDK